The following are encoded in a window of Spea bombifrons isolate aSpeBom1 chromosome 2, aSpeBom1.2.pri, whole genome shotgun sequence genomic DNA:
- the KCNJ6 gene encoding G protein-activated inward rectifier potassium channel 2, which translates to MEQDVESPISIRQPKLPKQAREDLVKQKCSKRKIQRYVRKDGKCNVHHGNVRETYRYLSDIFTTLVDLKWRFNLLIFVMVYTATWLFFGMIWWLIAYIRGDLDHIGDKTWSPCVDNLNGFVSAFLFSIETETTIGYGYRVITDKCPEGIILLLVQSVLGSIVNAFMVGCMFVKISQPKKRAETLVFSTNAVVSMRDGKLCLMFRVGDLRNSHIVEASIRAKLIKSKQTKEGEFIPLNQTDINVGYDTGDDRLFLVSPLIISHEINQHSPFWDISKAQLPKEDLEIVVILEGMVEATGMTCQARSSYVTSEILWGHRFTPVLTLEDGFYEVDYNSFHDTYETNTPSCSAKELAEKLSRAEMPLSWSVSSKLNQHADVENEATEKNHEDQPERNGDVANIESESKV; encoded by the exons ATGGAGCAGGACGTGGAGAGTCCCATTTCTATACGGCAGCCGAAGCTGCCAAAGCAAGCCCGAGAAGACCTGGTAAAGCAAAAGTGTTCCAAACGGAAAATCCAGAGATACGTCCGCAAGGATGGGAAATGCAACGTCCACCATGGGAACGTCAGAGAGACGTATCGCTACCTAAGTGATATTTTTACCACTTTGGTGGATCTGAAGTGGAGATTCAACCTGCTGATATTTGTCATGGTGTATACAGCAACTTGGTTATTCTTTGGGATGATATGGTGGCTTATAGCTTATATACGAGGGGATCTGGACCATATAGGAGATAAAACATGGAGTCCCTGTGTGGACAACCTTAACGGATTTGTATCGGCTTTTTTATTCTCCATAGAAACCGAGACCACTATTGGATACGGGTATAGAGTTATCACAGACAAGTGTCCCGAGGGAATCATACTTCTTTTGGTCCAGTCCGTTTTAGGGTCGATTGTGAACGCCTTTATGGTTGGCTGCATGTTTGTAAAGATATCGCAACCTAAGAAGAGGGCAGAGACGTTGGTCTTCTCTACCAATGCTGTCGTGTCCATGCGGGATGGGAAACTCTGTCTGATGTTCCGAGTGGGGGACCTTAGAAACTCGCACATCGTGGAGGCATCAATAAGAGCCAAGCTAATCAAATCCAAACAGACAAAAGAGGGGGAGTTTATACCATTGAACCAGACAGATATCAATGTTGGATATGATACTGGGGATGATCGACTTTTTTTGGTGTCCCCGCTAATCATTAGCCATGAAATCAACCAACACAGTCCCTTCTGGGATATATCAAAAGCTCAACTACCAAAGGAAGATTTGGAGATTGTGGTCATTCTGGAAGGCATGGTAGAAGCTACAG GTATGACCTGCCAAGCTCGGAGCTCCTACGTCACTTCTGAAATCTTGTGGGGCCACCGGTTCACACCGGTCCTGACGCTGGAGGATGGCTTTTACGAAGTTGACTACAACAGCTTTCACGACACTTACGAGACGAACACGCCGTCTTGCAGTGCCAAAGAGCTGGCCGAAAAACTCAGCCGGGCAGAGATGCCCCTGAGCTGGTCCGTTTCCAGCAAGCTCAACCAACACGCAGACGTGGAAAACGAGGCCACGGAGAAGAACCACGAAGACCAGCCAGAGCGAAACGGGGACGTGGCAAACATAGAGAGCGAATCCAAGGTGTAA